One Aquarana catesbeiana isolate 2022-GZ linkage group LG04, ASM4218655v1, whole genome shotgun sequence genomic region harbors:
- the RRM2 gene encoding ribonucleoside-diphosphate reductase subunit M2, with protein MLSIRKPLGAVNENVSPMKSLSLADKENTPPSLSNTRVLASKTARKIFQDAENEPVKPKEPKTPNIQDEPLLRDNPHRFVIFPIQYHDIWQMYKKAEASFWTAEEVDLSKDHLHWESLKEEERWFISHVLAFFAASDGIVNENLVERFSKEVQVTEARCFYGFQIAMENIHSEMYSLLIDTYIKDPKEREFLFNAIETLPCVKRKAEWALRWISDTNSTFGERVVAFAAVEGIFFSGSFAAIFWLKKRGLMPGLTFSNELISRDEGLHTDFACLMFKHLVHKPSEDRVRELITDAVTIEQEFLTDALPVKLIGMNGDLMKQYIEFVADRLLLELGFSKIFRAENPFDFMENISLEGKTNFFEKKVGEYQKMGVMSKTSDHTFTLDADF; from the exons ATGCTGTCCATCCGCAAACCACTCGGTGCTGTGAATGAGAACGTGTCCCCCATGAAGAGCCTGAGCCTGGCTGACAAGGAGAACACG CCACCTTCTCTGAGCAACACCCGGGTCCTAGCCAGCAAGACTGCCCGCAAGATTTTCCAGGATGCAGAGAATGAACCG gtgaAGCCTAAGGAACCAAAAACCCCAAATATTCAAGATGAACCCCTACTGAGAGACAACCCCCACCGCTTTGTCATCTTCCCCATCCAGTACCATGATATCTGGCAGATGTACAAGAAAGCAGAAGCCTCATTCTGGACTGCAGAAGAG gTTGACCTCTCAAAAGACCACCTACACTGGGAATCGCTGAAGGAGGAGGAGAGGTGGTTTATTTCACATGTGTTGGCTTTCTTTGCTGCTAGTGATGGAATTGTAAACGAGAACTTG GTTGAGCGGTTCAGTAAGGAAGTACAAGTCACGGAAGCACGCTGTTTCTATGGTTTCCAAATTGCAATGGAAAACATTCATTCAGAGATGTACAGTCTTCTCATTGACACATACATTAAAGATCCCAAAGAGAG GGAGTTCCTGTTCAATGCAATTGAAACGCTGCCTTGTGTGAAAAGGAAGGCGGAATGGGCACTCCGTTGGATTAGTGACACAAATTCAACCTTTG GTGAGCGTGTGGTTGCATTTGCTGCTGTGGAGGGAATCTTTTTCTCTGGGTCCTTTGCCGCCATCTTCTGGCTGAAGAAACGTGGATTGATGCCTGGTCTGACATTTTCAAATGAACTCATCAGCAGAGATGAG GGTTTGCACACAGACTTTGCATGTCTTATGTTCAAACACCTTGTGCACAAGCCATCAGAAGACCGTGTTCGAGAGCTGATCACTGATGCAGTCACAATTGAGCAG GAATTCTTGACTGATGCACTGCCTGTAAAACTGATCGGCATGAATGGTGACCTGATGAAGCAATACATTGAGTTTGTGGCAGATCGTCTCTTGTTGGAGCTGGGCTTTAGCAAG ATTTTCAGAGCAGAAAATCCTTTTGACTTCATGGAGAACATTTCTCTGGAAGGGAAGACTAATTTCTTTGAGAAGAAAGTTGGAGAATATCAGAAGATGGGAGTCATGTCCAAGACATCAGACCATACGTTCACTCTAGATGCTGACTTCTAA